Proteins encoded by one window of Cyclobacteriaceae bacterium:
- a CDS encoding (Fe-S)-binding protein: MNVPTLAELTAKGESPEILFWVGCAGSFDDRYKRVTKAFVKIMQALEIKFGVLGTEESCTGDPARRAGNEFLFQMQAMSNIQVLNGYGVKKIVTACPHCFNTLKNEYPELGGNYEVIHHSTFLQQLINEGKIKLKDGHAFKGKKITFHDSCYLGRANNIYEAPREVLEALDADLVEMKRCRTTGLCCGAGGAQMFKDAEKGKKEINTERTEEALATGATTVAVACPFCMTMMTDGVKSKEKEAEVKVKDLAELIAEANGL, encoded by the coding sequence ATGAATGTACCAACACTGGCTGAACTTACGGCAAAAGGCGAATCACCTGAAATTTTATTTTGGGTTGGTTGTGCCGGATCATTTGATGATCGCTACAAGCGTGTTACAAAAGCGTTTGTAAAAATTATGCAAGCACTGGAGATAAAATTTGGTGTGTTGGGTACAGAAGAATCCTGCACGGGTGATCCGGCCCGCAGGGCTGGCAATGAATTTCTGTTTCAAATGCAGGCCATGAGCAACATACAAGTGTTGAATGGATATGGCGTAAAAAAAATTGTTACGGCTTGTCCGCATTGCTTCAATACGCTTAAAAATGAATACCCAGAATTAGGCGGTAACTATGAGGTGATCCATCATTCCACCTTTCTGCAGCAATTAATCAATGAAGGAAAAATCAAATTGAAAGATGGTCACGCATTTAAAGGAAAGAAAATAACCTTTCACGATTCATGCTACCTTGGCCGCGCCAACAATATTTATGAAGCGCCCCGCGAAGTATTGGAAGCGCTGGATGCAGACCTGGTAGAGATGAAGCGTTGCCGAACCACCGGCTTGTGTTGTGGCGCAGGCGGTGCACAAATGTTTAAGGATGCCGAGAAAGGTAAAAAGGAAATTAATACAGAGCGTACCGAGGAAGCACTGGCAACCGGTGCCACCACCGTGGCCGTGGCTTGTCCGTTTTGCATGACCATGATGACCGATGGGGTGAAAAGCAAGGAAAAAGAAGCTGAGGTGAAGGTGAAAGACCTGGCCGAACTTATCGCAGAGGCCAACGGTTTATAA
- a CDS encoding DUF1569 domain-containing protein, whose protein sequence is MKNLFNPTDAQEILTRIEKLTPQTQRLWGKMDVAQMLAHCSILLRIARGLDKPKRSVLGILLGWAVKDKFFGAKPHPKNSPTGRNLIVADQKKFEEEKEKLINHIKAFAAGGPEACTKHPNPFFGKLTPEEWARGQYKHLDHHLQQFGV, encoded by the coding sequence ATGAAAAATTTGTTTAACCCAACCGATGCCCAGGAAATTCTAACGCGGATTGAAAAACTCACTCCGCAAACACAACGCCTGTGGGGAAAGATGGATGTGGCGCAAATGTTGGCGCATTGTTCCATTCTGTTGCGCATCGCACGCGGATTGGATAAACCCAAACGTAGTGTGTTGGGTATTTTGTTAGGCTGGGCGGTTAAGGATAAATTTTTTGGTGCAAAGCCTCATCCGAAGAACAGTCCGACAGGAAGAAATTTAATTGTTGCCGATCAAAAAAAGTTTGAAGAGGAAAAAGAGAAACTGATCAATCATATAAAAGCATTTGCAGCAGGTGGTCCTGAAGCATGCACAAAACATCCGAATCCTTTCTTTGGAAAATTAACTCCCGAGGAATGGGCACGCGGACAGTACAAACACCTCGATCATCACCTGCAACAATTTGGAGTTTAA